In Oryza sativa Japonica Group chromosome 11, ASM3414082v1, the following are encoded in one genomic region:
- the LOC136354159 gene encoding uncharacterized protein codes for MGTPRSELTPTDQPFHGITPHSSSKPLGKITLPVTFGQANNFRTEQITFDVAEFDTTYNAIIGRTALAKFMAASHYAYQVLKMPGPKRTITIQENAKLAVQCDKWSLDMVEHAPNPPAIAEPPKKVNKTNKTSKPDSAIKIVLLSSANPDKTVKIGASLDEK; via the coding sequence ATGGGGACCCCACGAAGTGAGTTGACGCCcactgatcaacccttccaCGGAATTACTCCTCACTCATCGTCCAAGCCACTGGGCAAGATTACGCTACCTGTGACTTTtggccaagcaaacaacttccgaacggagcagatcacctttgatgtcgctgagtTTGACACAACATATAATGCCATCATCGGGAGgactgcactcgcgaagttcatggccgcatctcactatgcgtatcaagtgctcaagatgcctggGCCGAAgagaacaatcactattcaggaAAACGCGAAGCTGGCGGTGCAGTGCGACAAatggagcctcgacatggtcgagcatgCTCCCAACCCGCCCGCCAtagctgagccacccaagaaagtgaacAAAACCAACAAGACGTCGAAGCCAGACAgcgcaatcaagatcgttctgctctccagtgccaaccccgatAAGACTGTTAAGATCGGGGCGTCACTGgatgagaaatag
- the LOC136354160 gene encoding uncharacterized protein, whose product MLNPEKCMFGGPSGKLLGFLVSGRGIEANPEKIKEAEDVFIALKCYLSNPPVLVAPQPNEELFLYIVATPYSVSTVIVVKREKVQRPVYYVSEALHDAKTRYSQIQKLLYAVIMTSRKLRHYFQAHRVTVVSSFPLGEVVRNRDVVGCIAKWVVELSQFDVHFVPRTTIKSQVLADFVADWTMLDNRSDSQTDSETWTMAFDGAFNSQGAGTGFILTSPSGDQFKHAIHLNFRATNNTAEYEGLLIGIRAAAALGVKRLIVKGDSELVANQVHKDYKCSSPELSKYLAEVRKLEKRFDGIEVREKANDEDSTVVPDISSGAIGAEHVIADIETTEDWRTPLIKFLSTDELPEDDAEAEKITRQAKIYCMIGNDLYKKGGYKFLFVAIDKFTKWIEAMPTGEIKADDAIKFIKGYSADTDCLTAS is encoded by the exons atgctcaacccGGAGAAGTGCATGTTCGGAGGACCATCGGGCAAGCTCCTCGGATTCCTCGTCTCCGGAAGAGGGAtcgaagcaaatcccgagaagatcaag gaagccgaagacgTGTTCATCGCGCTCAAATGCTACCTGTCaaatccccctgtacttgttgctccccaacctaatgaagaattattcctctatattgtcGCCACACCATATTCTGTGAGTACCGTCATTGTTGTcaagagagagaaggtgcaaagACCAGTTTACtatgtcagcgaagctctccacgacgcaaagacaagatactCACAGATTCAAAAGCTGCTTTATgcagtaatcatgacatcaagaaagctacgccactacttccaagcccacagagtcacagttgttTCCTCCTTCCCCCTCGGAGAAGTCGTGAGAAACAGAGACGTCGTCGGCTGCATTgcaaaatgggtagtcgagctaagccaatttgacgttcactttgtgccacgaacaacTATTAAGTCCCAGGTCCTCGCCGATTTCGTAGCTGACTGGACTATGCTCGACAACAGGTCAGACAGTCAGACCGACAGCGagacatggacaatggcgttcgatggcgCATTCaatagccaaggagcagggacagggttcatcttgacatcaccttcgggagatcagttcaagcatgcaattcacctcaacttcagggcgaccaacaacacagccgagtacgaaggactactcatCGGGATAAGAGCAGCAGCCGCACTAGGAGTCAAGCGATTAATCGTGAAAGGGGATTCAgaactagtcgcgaaccaggtgcacaaagactacaagtgctctagccccgagttatccaagtacctcgcagaagtcaggaagctagagaaaaggtttgatgggatcgaggtccg TGAAAAAGCAAATGACGAAGATAGCACAGTTGTCCCCGACATTAGCTCGGGGGCTATAGGGGCAGAACACGTCATTGCCGACATCGAGACCACAGAGGACTGGCGGACCCCGCTCATCAAGTTCCTGAGTACCgacgagttgcccgaggacgatgcagaggccgagaaaataacccgacAAGCCAAGATCTAttgtatgatcggcaacgatctgTACAAAAAG ggcggctacaagTTCCttttcgtggcgatcgacaagttcaccaagtggattgaagcgatgcccacgggggaaatcaaggctgACGACGCCATCAAGTTTATCAAAGGATATTCTGCAGATACAGATTGCCTCACCGCATCATAA